DNA sequence from the Nicotiana tomentosiformis chromosome 3, ASM39032v3, whole genome shotgun sequence genome:
GGCGAGGCCTGGACGGGCACCAAGAGgtaaagcttcgcatttgcgtagggtgtatcgcgttcgcgaaggccaattttgacaaagcttcgcgttcgcaagattgccttcgcattcgcgagattgccttcgcgttcgcgaagagcaaagttttggcagcacaaaaatgtgcttcgcgaacgcgaggcactgaccgcgttcgtgaagggtaaaaatccgagaaacagaacgtaagttctggaaaatgggattcgtcccattctCAACCcctttccatttttgagctcgggtaaggcaatatttgggtgattttcacgaaaaattattggggtaagtgttccttatcctatattgattatatttcatgattccatactcatttacatcatgaatctgtgaatttagggaagaaaaatcagatttttataaaatcttccaaaaacgaaaatttaagatttgaatgtccatttgatatcggaattggataatttttgtatggttgaacttgtagcggaacgggtgttcggatttcgtgatttttttcgggatttgagacatgggtcccattgtcgaatatttaaataaattttgaattttatccggaaaatatagaattaattcctatgattcgtattgagtatatcgaattgtttgtgaatagatttgaagcttttggagacaaactTAAAAGGAAAAGCTTTGGTCGAGTAaatgattggaatttgcaaagcgaggtaagtgtcgtgggtaaccttgacttgagggaatagaacccttaaactatttgttatgtgaaatgcatgtgaacgacgtataggcgaggtgacgagtgtctatacgtcgtcaaattaattgtttgcatatttacttgaaaaatcataaattgttttaaatcatgaattaattgttataataattgttgctctcatattctttgtcaaatattaattcttgaattcctgcattaattgttacatactatttgatttatgtgtcttaattgttatttgacatttagcatattaaatattaaactgcctattttctccctgatttccataataaattgctatttgtcattgtttgtttcataattaaatcataattcttGTATGCGTGTTGTCTTAAAAATTttgtattaattgttgcatttattggggctatttcttctataagaattggtaaatggatatattggaggatcggattgcacgccgcaacagacttatttaaaagtctatatatacttgattaaaataaatatatgagagtattgaaaatgaatatattgtgggagcggtttgcacgctgcaacgaaaattggttgaaataataatggattatgactgctgagttggcttcaattattataaatgagttatctgattatttctattatttgttgttgttattaatattgcgtacaggttaatgtaagtgaaccgccttagcttcttcactacttcgtcaaggttaggctcagcacttactagtacatggggtcgattgtactgatactatactctgcacttcttgtgcagatttcggagttggtcctagcggcgtaccatagatttgctcagatttcagctactcaaaggagacttgaggtataactgcacggcgtccacagttctgaagtccctgtctactttactttagctgtgtgtttgttttcagacaactttattttattcagacctttatttgtattattctagaaactcgtgcacttgtgacatcaatttcgggatggtatttagacaccgttgtttttatggattattcactgcatttcagactttacttccgcgtttgttctttgttattaataaatttaaaaatggttttaaaaatagataatattattctaacgttggcttgcctagcaagtgaaatgttaggcgccatcacggtccgaatgtgggaattttgggtcgtgacagtttgtgAGCATGTTTTAAGGTAATTTATGATGTTTTACAGTGTTGAGCTGCTGTGGCGCTTTATATTTTTACTACTGCTTAAgagttttttcttcttcttcttaattgtaaaatgagtttggtagatttattgttgttttgacaaattgattaTTAGGGTTTATTCTTAATGATATTTggagattatgttttaaattttatttgagctcatttggagtagattaaAGTGTTAACATGTATTGGATTGTTGAAATTCGAAAAACAAGTTTCTGTTTCTAGCCAATTTGCATTTCAAATCTATTtggcattaaatgcatgaaaaCATTGGTCGCACTTCGGACCTATTTAGTTTTAAATACATCTGAAAtacaattttttcacttcaggcctatttgaccttaagtgcatgaaTACATTAGTTGCACTTCAGgcttatttggccttaagtgcatctaaagtgcaattttttcacttcaaaccTATTTAGTCTTATGTGCATGAAAACATTTGTTGCATTTCAAatctatttggccttaagtgcatcttaaAAGCAATTTTTGCACTTTAGACttaattggccttaagtgcattgcAACTTCAGACTATAATTTTTCAACTTCAGACCCGATAAGCCTGAAGTTGATTCTAAAATGGATAGGCTTGCAAAATTTTGTGCAAAGTAGGTATAACTTCAATGTACCCCAaactgggtatagatgcaaatgccCCAACAATAAATTATCATTCAGGGGGAAAAAGAAGCGCACCCAGTATATTTCTCGAAATGCTAGAGACACTCGTTAGTTCAACGAAGACAAGAAAGCAACCAGGGTTTTTCCCCACACAAGATAGACCTACGTGGGGTAAAAATAAGGTTCGAGACACATTATATTGGTCCAACATATATTCACGACCATGATCGATCTTTTAGGCACCTCCTCAGGACTTGTTCTAATTTCACCTAAGCATGACATAGCTTTTACAGACTTCCTGTACTAGAGGTGAAAACAATTACTACATAGAAACAGAGCATTATGAATCACTGGGAGGCGTAGTATCTGCTTCAGATGATCGAACTATTGCTTCAATTGTATCCATGTCAATCGTCATAACATCCTCAACTTCAGCCTCTTCTACCTCAGCCATTACTTCATCTGAATCACCTGCACTGGCTATAGGTTCTGCCCCATTAGACACTGAATTAGATAGAATTGGGGAACCCTTGGTTTCTCTATCTGGTGCTGTTGCATTTTGCATGTTAGAAGATGCATATGGGTCACTGGAGATCGTCAATGTTGATGTAACTAGCAAATTCTGCAGATAGGTAAAGCACTCATTATGCTCCAGAACTGTCATAACAGAGTTACATTACAGGGGGAAAAAGAAGCCTATTCAGCCTCTGGCACTTCTTCAGACACTAAACTTGAGATATTTTAGCCTTTTTTCTTTTCGTACAAGTTCtcgaaagaaaagaagaaaaattggcATAAGAGCCTGCTaaaactccttaaatgaaggacCTCCGATCCAACAGAGATAGAAGTGACGACTAAGCTCAATAAAGCATCTTACACTACTTAGTACTAAGAAGTTTTCTCTAGAAAGTTGCCACTCAAGATTTGGAGGTTAAAAGATGTTGAGATGCCACATCAATGAGATTTAAGATGTAAAACTTTAAAAGCACTATAAGGGCAGAATTCACATCAAAGTCCAACCTTTTCTAGAGCCAACGCAAGCTTTGACAGCCTGGAATAAATGTTCCGTGCATCCAACAAAATCTGCTCAATATTACTCAAAAGATAAGTAACATTGAAAAACCAATATATCAATTGTTTAATTGACAGCAATAGCAGCGACAACATAAtacaaaatacaacaacaacaacatacccagtattatcccacaccgtggggtctagggagggtagtgtatacgcaaaccttacccctaccttgtgaggatagagaggcatAATACAAAATACACTCAAAAAAAATATGAAGATTGAGCTTGTTCCCACTAAGCTGCTTAAGACGACTCCCATACTGGAAAAAACACATTTTTTTCATGAAATAGAGAACAAagctttaaaatttaaaaaaggaAAATCAGATGGAGTGAACTACTAACATATAAAACAATCTGAAATTCATATTTAAAAAGAATAATGTCACACCTCACATAGTCTTTGCAACGTAAATGGAGGGCCTTCAGCAAAGCTGTTGAGAGCTGCAAAATCAAGGTAACAAGGTGATGTCGGAAAGATCAAAATCAGAGTAATGAACCACGAAAACAAGAGCTTATCTCAACTGCAACAGCCGAGCATCAAAGAAGTCAAAACTAAAAGTCAAATGTGAACATGGTATTATGTTGAAAGCTTGGTTACAAAGCCAGCCTGGAGAAAACACCATTGAAGCACCACACTTGTGGGTCTTTAACTTCCGACTAATAACATTTTTTTGACAGGTAAATTTAGTAATATATGAAGAATTACTTTTCACGCGATTG
Encoded proteins:
- the LOC104102062 gene encoding uncharacterized protein isoform X3; translation: MGSPQPGMESVKEINDDEVKSVIEVMAANGKYWHDWDKLKGMLSFHLKQVWGALNSFAEGPPFTLQRLCEILLDARNIYSRLSKLALALEKNLLVTSTLTISSDPYASSNMQNATAPDRETKGSPILSNSVSNGAEPIASAGDSDEVMAEVEEAEVEDVMTIDMDTIEAIVRSSEADTTPPSDS
- the LOC104102062 gene encoding uncharacterized protein isoform X2, with translation MGSIGMTGTNSRACCHSILSRYGEVLSDYPEAKMTTEQQQSCLGESFPELVKRLDDALNSFAEGPPFTLQRLCEILLDARNIYSRLSKLALALEKNLLVTSTLTISSDPYASSNMQNATAPDRETKGSPILSNSVSNGAEPIASAGDSDEVMAEVEEAEVEDVMTIDMDTIEAIVRSSEADTTPPSDS
- the LOC104102062 gene encoding uncharacterized protein isoform X1, which produces MGSPQPGMESVKEINDDEVKSVIEVMAANGKYWHDWDKLKGMLSFHLKQVLSDYPEAKMTTEQQQSCLGESFPELVKRLDDALNSFAEGPPFTLQRLCEILLDARNIYSRLSKLALALEKNLLVTSTLTISSDPYASSNMQNATAPDRETKGSPILSNSVSNGAEPIASAGDSDEVMAEVEEAEVEDVMTIDMDTIEAIVRSSEADTTPPSDS